A window of the Chanodichthys erythropterus isolate Z2021 chromosome 21, ASM2448905v1, whole genome shotgun sequence genome harbors these coding sequences:
- the dr1 gene encoding protein Dr1 — protein sequence MASSSGNDDDLTIPRAAINKMIKETLPNVRVANDARELVVNCCTEFIHLVSSEANEICNKSEKKTISPEHVINALESLGFGSYIAEVKDVLQECKTVALKRRKASSRLENLGIPEEELLRQQQELFAKARQQQAELAQQEWLQMQQAAQQAQLAAASASSAQQAGSSQDEDEEDDM from the exons ATGGCCTCTTCATCGGGGAACGACGATGACCTGACGATCCCGAGGGCGGCGATCAATAAGATGATTAAAGAAACGCTTCCCAATGTGCGAGTAGCGAACGATGCCAGAGAGCTGGTGGTGAACTGCTGCACAGAGTTCATTCACCTCGTCTCATCGGAGGCCAACGAGATCTGCAATAAATCAGAGAAGAAGACGATATCCCCTGAACACGTTATTAACG cacTTGAAAGTTTAGGTTTTGGGTCATACATCGCAGAAGTAAAAGACGTTCTGCAGGAGTGTAAAACTGTAGCACTTAAACGGAGAAAGGCCAGCTCCCGACTAGAGAACCTTGGCATTCCTGAGGAAGAGCTTCTTCGTCAACAGCAGGAATTATTTGCCAAG GCACGACAGCAGCAGGCTGAGTTAGCACAGCAGGAGTGGTTACAGATGCAGCAGGCCGCCCAGCAGGCACAGTTAGCGGCGGCTTCAGCCAGTTCCGCTCAGCAGGCCGGTTCTTCCCAGGATGAAGATGAAGAGGATGACATGTGA